The Methylobacterium currus genome contains a region encoding:
- a CDS encoding polyhydroxyalkanoate depolymerase — protein sequence MLYDAFEVQSDAASVTRAWGRALHEGTTPWTKGGYGAPATWIAAAARMMMRAGLTHARPSYGIEAVRIGNRTVPVAEEPVLSTPFGTLLRFRKDLVSEQPRVLVVAPLSGHFGTLLRGTVRTLLTDHDVYITDWHNARDVPLGAGRFGFDDYVAHLVRFLEAIGEGAHIVAVCQPCVQALAAAAVMAESRNAAHPASMTLMAGPVDTRINPTKVNELATSRPIDWFERNLIATVPRRHAGAGRRVYPGFMQVAAFMSMNAARHMHGHLDLYWHLAEGETAKEAQAKAAQIETFYDEYFAVLDLAAEFYLETVKTVFQDATLAQNKLTFRGAPIDTRAIRKTALMTVEGERDDICSVGQTVAAQDLCTGLKPFRKRHHLQAGVGHYGVFSGRKWEGQTYPLVRSFIQANA from the coding sequence ATGCTCTACGATGCCTTCGAGGTCCAGTCGGACGCAGCCAGCGTCACCCGCGCCTGGGGGCGGGCGCTCCACGAGGGCACCACGCCCTGGACGAAGGGAGGCTACGGCGCGCCGGCGACCTGGATCGCGGCCGCCGCCCGGATGATGATGCGGGCCGGCCTCACCCATGCCCGGCCCTCCTACGGGATCGAGGCGGTGCGGATCGGCAACCGCACGGTGCCGGTGGCCGAGGAGCCGGTGCTCTCGACACCCTTCGGCACCCTCCTGCGCTTCCGCAAGGACCTGGTCAGCGAGCAGCCGCGGGTGCTGGTGGTGGCGCCCCTGTCAGGGCATTTCGGCACGCTGCTGCGCGGCACCGTGCGCACCCTGCTCACCGACCACGACGTCTACATCACCGACTGGCACAATGCCCGCGACGTGCCGCTGGGCGCCGGCCGCTTCGGCTTCGACGATTACGTCGCCCACCTGGTGCGCTTCCTGGAGGCGATCGGCGAGGGTGCCCACATCGTCGCCGTGTGCCAGCCCTGCGTGCAGGCGCTCGCCGCCGCCGCCGTGATGGCCGAGAGCCGCAACGCCGCGCATCCGGCGAGCATGACCCTGATGGCCGGCCCGGTCGATACGAGGATCAACCCGACCAAGGTCAACGAACTCGCCACCTCGCGGCCGATCGACTGGTTCGAGCGCAACCTGATCGCCACCGTGCCGCGCCGCCATGCCGGGGCGGGGCGGCGGGTCTATCCGGGCTTCATGCAGGTGGCGGCCTTCATGTCGATGAACGCCGCGCGCCACATGCACGGCCATCTCGACCTCTACTGGCACCTCGCCGAGGGCGAGACCGCCAAGGAGGCGCAAGCGAAGGCCGCGCAGATCGAGACTTTCTACGACGAGTATTTCGCCGTGCTCGACCTCGCGGCGGAGTTCTACCTCGAGACGGTCAAGACCGTGTTCCAGGATGCGACCCTGGCGCAGAACAAGCTGACCTTCCGCGGTGCGCCGATCGACACGAGGGCGATCCGCAAGACCGCCCTGATGACGGTGGAGGGCGAGCGCGACGACATCTGCTCCGTCGGCCAGACGGTGGCGGCGCAGGATCTGTGCACGGGCCTCAAACCGTTCCGCAAGCGCCACCATCTCCAGGCCGGCGTCGGCCATTACGGCGTGTTCTCCGGCCGCAAGTGGGAGGGCCAGACCTACCCGCTGGTGCGCAGCTTCATCCAGGCCAACGCTTGA
- the chrA gene encoding chromate efflux transporter has product MEPAAGAAAPDLDQPRPVTLAEALPVWLRVAALSFGGPAGQIAVMHRVLVEEKRWISENRFLHALNFCTLLPGPEAQQLATYVGWLMHGPRGGLLAGGLFVLPGLVAIMALSWIYVLYGQAGPVAGLFFGLKAAVLAIVLEAVQRIGRRALRGRVMTGLAAAAFAGIFFLDVPFPLIVVAAGVIGFLGGRAGHPAFRPGGGHAAKSEGGAYLFGDDALPRERATWGETLATLAVWSAIWLVPVAALLLMLGPDHVFSRIAVFFSKMALVTFGGAYAALAYVAQAAVEQYGWMHPGEMLDGLGMAETTPGPLIMVTQFVGFLAAFRAPGALSPLAAGTLGGLLTTWVTFAPCFLWIFVGAPFVERLRGHPALAGALSAITAAVVGVILNLAVWFSLHTLFRELRLVAVGPLKLDVPVLSSVDPYALALALAAIVAVFRFRAGMIPVLGTCAAAGMGLRLAGLI; this is encoded by the coding sequence CTGGAGCCCGCGGCGGGCGCCGCCGCGCCCGACCTGGACCAACCCCGGCCCGTCACCCTGGCCGAGGCCCTGCCGGTCTGGCTGCGGGTCGCCGCCCTGTCCTTCGGCGGCCCGGCCGGGCAGATCGCGGTGATGCACCGGGTGCTGGTCGAGGAGAAGCGCTGGATCTCCGAGAACCGCTTCCTGCACGCGCTCAATTTCTGCACCCTCCTGCCCGGGCCGGAGGCGCAGCAGCTCGCGACTTACGTCGGCTGGCTGATGCACGGGCCCCGCGGCGGCCTCCTCGCCGGCGGGCTGTTCGTCCTGCCGGGCCTTGTCGCCATCATGGCCCTGAGCTGGATCTACGTCCTCTACGGCCAGGCCGGCCCGGTCGCCGGGCTATTCTTCGGCCTCAAGGCCGCGGTGCTCGCCATCGTGCTCGAGGCGGTGCAGCGCATCGGCCGGCGGGCCCTGCGCGGCCGGGTGATGACCGGGCTCGCCGCGGCGGCCTTCGCCGGCATCTTCTTTCTCGACGTGCCGTTCCCGCTCATCGTCGTGGCGGCGGGTGTGATCGGCTTCCTCGGCGGCCGGGCCGGGCATCCGGCCTTCCGTCCCGGCGGCGGGCACGCCGCGAAGTCCGAGGGCGGCGCCTACCTGTTCGGCGACGACGCGCTGCCGCGCGAGCGCGCGACCTGGGGCGAGACGCTCGCCACCCTCGCCGTCTGGTCGGCGATCTGGCTCGTCCCGGTCGCCGCGCTCCTCCTGATGCTGGGGCCGGACCACGTGTTCTCCCGCATCGCGGTGTTCTTCTCCAAGATGGCGCTGGTGACCTTCGGCGGCGCCTACGCGGCGCTCGCCTACGTGGCGCAGGCGGCGGTGGAGCAATACGGCTGGATGCACCCCGGCGAGATGCTCGACGGGCTCGGCATGGCCGAGACGACGCCCGGCCCGCTCATCATGGTGACGCAGTTCGTCGGCTTCCTCGCCGCCTTCCGGGCACCGGGGGCGCTCTCCCCCCTCGCCGCCGGCACGCTCGGCGGGCTCTTGACCACCTGGGTCACCTTCGCGCCCTGCTTCCTGTGGATCTTCGTCGGCGCGCCCTTCGTCGAGCGCCTGCGCGGCCATCCGGCGCTCGCCGGCGCACTCTCGGCGATCACCGCGGCGGTGGTGGGAGTGATCCTCAACCTCGCGGTCTGGTTCTCCCTCCACACGCTGTTTCGCGAGCTGCGCCTGGTGGCCGTCGGGCCGTTGAAGCTCGACGTGCCGGTGCTCTCGAGCGTCGATCCCTACGCGCTGGCCCTGGCGCTCGCAGCGATCGTGGCGGTGTTCCGCTTCCGGGCCGGGATGATCCCGGTGCTGGGGACTTGCGCGGCGGCCGGGATGGGGTTGCGTCTGGCCGGGCTGATCTGA
- the ruvB gene encoding Holliday junction branch migration DNA helicase RuvB: MSKPKALLTPERREDDTDASIRPLSLADFTGQKAARANLQVFIDAAKKTGQALDHVLFVGPPGLGKTTLAQIVARELGVNFRSTSGPVIAKAGDLAAQLTNLEERDVLFIDEIHRLNPAVEEILYPAMEDYQLDLIIGEGPAARSVKIELPKFTLVAATTRAGLLTTPLRDRFGIPIRLEFYDIDELELIVSRGARVLGIGMAPDGANEIAKRARGTPRIAGRLLRRVRDFAIVEDAPTITRAIADRALRLLDVDPAGLDTMDRKYLNVIAHSFNGGPVGVETIAAALSEPRDAIEEIIEPYLIQKGFVQRTPRGRVLTAHAFRHLGLPEPNRDPSVQFGLFTGDEDA, encoded by the coding sequence TTGAGCAAGCCCAAAGCCCTCCTCACCCCCGAGCGCCGCGAGGACGACACCGACGCCTCGATCCGGCCGCTCAGCCTCGCCGACTTCACCGGCCAGAAGGCGGCCCGCGCCAATCTCCAGGTGTTCATCGACGCGGCGAAGAAGACCGGCCAGGCTCTCGATCACGTGCTGTTCGTCGGCCCCCCCGGCCTCGGCAAGACCACGCTGGCCCAGATCGTCGCCCGCGAGCTCGGGGTGAACTTCCGCTCCACCTCCGGCCCGGTGATCGCCAAGGCCGGCGACCTGGCGGCGCAGCTCACCAACCTGGAAGAGCGCGACGTCCTGTTCATCGACGAGATCCACCGCCTCAACCCGGCGGTGGAGGAGATCCTCTATCCGGCGATGGAGGATTACCAGCTCGACCTCATCATCGGCGAGGGGCCGGCGGCCCGCTCGGTGAAGATCGAGCTGCCGAAATTCACGCTGGTCGCCGCCACCACCCGGGCGGGCCTGCTGACCACCCCGTTGCGCGACCGGTTCGGCATCCCGATCCGGCTCGAATTCTACGACATCGACGAGCTCGAACTCATCGTCAGCCGCGGCGCCCGGGTGCTCGGCATCGGCATGGCGCCGGACGGCGCCAACGAGATCGCCAAGCGGGCACGGGGCACGCCGCGCATCGCCGGGCGGCTCTTACGGCGGGTGCGCGACTTCGCCATCGTGGAGGATGCGCCGACCATCACCCGCGCCATCGCCGACCGGGCGCTGCGGCTCCTCGACGTCGATCCCGCCGGGCTCGACACGATGGACCGGAAGTACCTGAACGTCATCGCCCACTCGTTCAACGGCGGGCCGGTCGGGGTCGAGACCATCGCGGCGGCGCTTTCCGAGCCGCGCGACGCGATCGAGGAGATCATCGAGCCCTACCTGATCCAGAAGGGCTTCGTGCAGCGCACGCCGCGCGGCCGGGTGCTCACCGCCCACGCCTTCCGCCATCTCGGCCTGCCGGAGCCGAACCGCGATCCCAGCGTGCAGTTCGGGCTGTTCACCGGGGACGAGGATGCGTGA
- a CDS encoding metallophosphoesterase: MREEGRGYRLFTRRRVLQGAGAVALSGISTGAYATGIEPFRQVVTAYAIKPNPAAPWPAGLSLRIAVLTDIHACDPWMSLERIAGIVAATNALGADLVVLVGDFVAGQHYVTRYIPAAEWAPVLAGLTAPLGVYAVLGNHDWWEDPAALRRGAGPTEAGTALTRNGIRVLSNEALPLATRAGPVWLAGLEDQLALLPVRRRTARGRVGLHDLPATLAAVPDGAPMILLAHEPDIFAEVPARVALTLSGHTHGGQVRLFGWSPVVPSRYPRRYVYGHVREASDLVISGGLGLSIAPIRLGVPPEIVMVELGAEAAV; encoded by the coding sequence ATGCGTGAGGAGGGGAGGGGGTACCGCCTTTTCACCCGCCGCCGGGTGCTCCAGGGAGCGGGCGCCGTCGCGCTCTCAGGGATCAGCACCGGCGCCTACGCCACCGGGATCGAGCCGTTCCGGCAGGTCGTGACGGCTTACGCGATCAAGCCCAACCCCGCCGCGCCCTGGCCGGCGGGGCTCTCCTTGCGCATCGCCGTCCTCACCGACATCCATGCCTGCGACCCCTGGATGAGCCTGGAGCGCATCGCCGGCATCGTCGCGGCCACCAACGCGCTCGGGGCCGACCTCGTGGTGCTGGTCGGCGATTTCGTGGCCGGCCAGCACTACGTCACGCGTTACATTCCCGCGGCCGAATGGGCGCCGGTGCTCGCCGGCCTCACGGCTCCCCTCGGGGTCTACGCGGTGCTCGGCAACCACGACTGGTGGGAGGACCCGGCCGCCCTGCGCCGCGGCGCCGGCCCGACCGAGGCCGGCACGGCGCTGACCCGGAACGGTATCCGGGTCCTGTCGAACGAGGCTTTGCCGCTGGCGACCCGGGCCGGCCCGGTCTGGCTCGCCGGGCTCGAGGACCAGCTCGCCCTGCTGCCGGTTCGGCGCCGGACCGCTCGTGGGCGGGTCGGTCTGCACGACCTGCCCGCCACCCTGGCGGCGGTGCCGGACGGCGCCCCGATGATCCTCTTGGCGCATGAGCCCGACATCTTCGCCGAGGTGCCGGCCCGGGTGGCGCTGACCCTGTCGGGCCACACCCATGGCGGGCAGGTGCGGCTCTTCGGCTGGTCGCCGGTGGTGCCCTCGCGCTACCCCCGCCGCTACGTCTACGGCCATGTCCGCGAGGCGAGCGACCTCGTGATCTCCGGGGGCTTGGGGTTGAGCATCGCGCCGATCCGCCTCGGGGTGCCGCCGGAGATCGTGATGGTGGAGCTGGGGGCGGAGGCCGCCGTCTGA
- the ybgC gene encoding tol-pal system-associated acyl-CoA thioesterase, which produces MPPDAHALPVRVYYEDTDFSGFVYHASYLRFMERGRTELLRGLAGDQSDLHREADGLVFVVRRMSLDYLKPARMDDALTVLTATRELRGASMHLDQEVRRGDETLVRAEVVVACVREGRAVRLPEALRRTLARR; this is translated from the coding sequence ATGCCCCCGGACGCCCACGCCCTTCCCGTGCGCGTCTACTACGAGGACACGGATTTCTCCGGCTTCGTCTACCACGCGAGCTACCTGCGCTTCATGGAGCGGGGCCGGACCGAATTGCTGCGCGGGCTCGCCGGCGACCAGTCCGACCTGCACCGGGAGGCGGACGGCCTCGTCTTCGTGGTGCGGCGCATGAGCCTCGACTACCTCAAGCCCGCCCGCATGGACGACGCGCTGACGGTGCTGACCGCGACGCGCGAGCTGCGCGGCGCCTCGATGCATCTCGACCAGGAGGTGCGCCGCGGCGACGAGACCCTGGTGCGGGCCGAGGTGGTGGTGGCCTGCGTGCGCGAGGGCCGCGCCGTGCGCCTGCCGGAAGCCCTGCGCCGGACCCTCGCCCGACGTTGA